The genomic stretch CCCGTTGAGCAAACCTGTATCAAACCCACTCTGCGCAAGGCTTACAAGATGAACGGTGGAAATATTTGTTGCAAATAATGCCAAACCGATTGAACCCCATTTCAAACTTTTTCCTGCTAAAAAATATTCGTTTGCGGCATTCCCTTTATTCTTTTTACGATGACTAATACCAGCCCACAATCCCAAAGCAAGAATGCCAAGGATATATGCAACACTGATAATAATGTCGATAGTTTTTATCATAAAAAGATAACGAGATTAGCTGATTATATTCCCTTCAAATCACAACTGCTTCCAACGTTTTGCGGCGTTTGATACAACCCGTTCTTTATCTGAACGGGATGAACAAAGTGCTGTTGCAAATGCGGAATATGCTCCAGAAACAATGCTTCATGTCCCAATGAAATATGATTGAACAAAACCAAATGCTGATGCAATTGTCCCATGTCTCCCACGTGCGGAACAACAGGAACATTATATTTTCTGCATAATAAACTCACGCTTATAAACTCGCTCACACCGCCAACTCGCAGAGCATCTACCTGAATGAAACCTGCGCATTTTGTTTGCAGATAATTCTTAAAAATAATTCTGTTCGGCACATGCTCGCCAAGCGCCAGTTTTACAGGATTGATTTCTTCCGATAAAACTTTGTGCGCCAATACATCGTCGGGATGCGTAGGCTCTTCAATCCAATATGGATTGATAGCAGCAAGTTCTTTACAAATTTTTATTGCGCGCGGCAAAGTCCATTGCTGATTGGCATCGAGCATTACTTTGGCTCTATCGCCCGCAGCTTCCCGTACAATATTCGCACGACGAATATCATCCTGTTCATTATGTGAACCAACTTTCAGTTTCATCGCCAAAAAGCCTTCTGCAACTGATTTGCGTACATTTTCTTTTACCTGTTCATCTGAATAATTGAACCAACCTATTGATGTATCGTAACCCGGATAACCTTTGTCTAAAATTTTTGTGCGTTCATTTTTTCCGCTCAAATTTTCTTGCAATAAAGACAATGCTTGTTCTTTCGTCAGTTCTTCTTCGAGATACGATAAATCAACAACATTGATAATTTCTTCGGGTGATAAATCAATCAACAATTTCCAAAGCGGCACGCCTTTTTTCTTCGCCCACAAATCAAAACACGCATTGGTTACAGATGCCAAAGCCAAATGCACCACGCCTTTGTGCGGACCAAGCCAGCGAAATTGTTGTTCATTGGAAAGCTCA from Arachidicoccus sp. BS20 encodes the following:
- a CDS encoding enolase C-terminal domain-like protein, which translates into the protein MIKNISVRDIRYPLGKGAGSDAIHRDPVYSYAVTQLIDDSGIVGTGLAFTLGEGNNLVCEAAKFYAEKLIGKDIEELMSGFGKTFNELSNEQQFRWLGPHKGVVHLALASVTNACFDLWAKKKGVPLWKLLIDLSPEEIINVVDLSYLEEELTKEQALSLLQENLSGKNERTKILDKGYPGYDTSIGWFNYSDEQVKENVRKSVAEGFLAMKLKVGSHNEQDDIRRANIVREAAGDRAKVMLDANQQWTLPRAIKICKELAAINPYWIEEPTHPDDVLAHKVLSEEINPVKLALGEHVPNRIIFKNYLQTKCAGFIQVDALRVGGVSEFISVSLLCRKYNVPVVPHVGDMGQLHQHLVLFNHISLGHEALFLEHIPHLQQHFVHPVQIKNGLYQTPQNVGSSCDLKGI